From the Trichocoleus desertorum ATA4-8-CV12 genome, the window GGATCTCAGTCAGATCGCTTAAAGATTCTGTGTACTTTTGCGGTTTACTGGCTAGAGAAAATGGATCTGCGGGTATCAAAAGATCAACTGCACAGGCTGCTGAATCTACCTAAAGCTTTTGTGCTGCGTAATACCCCTCCTTCTCCACGGAGAATCCTTATGTCATCCCAATCGGGAGCGCTCCAGGCTGGAATAGACGCTCTAAAACAAGGGCGCTACTCGGAAGCCATCAACTTATTAGAAACTTTCTGTCGCAGTAATTCTTTGACGGAATCGAAAGAACTATTGCAAGCTCAGATGTGGTTAGTGAAAGCATACCCACGGGCGGGGCAGCCTGAGAAAGCGATCGCGCTTTGCCGTCAGTTAGCGCTACACGAAAACCCCCAAGTTCACACTTGGGCGCAGCAAACTCTCCAGAAACTTTCCACCCCGTCGCCTGCTCAACCTGCGAGTTCAACCACGCGGGCGACTGCGCCAGATTCTCCGCCTGCCGCGACTGGCAAACTGAACCGAGCAGCTAAGGCAGGAGCCAAGCTAGCGATGTCTGGTATTGGTAGCAGCTTAGCGCTGGCTTCGGGAGTAACGATCTCCTTGCTGTTTGGCATGGTGTTTGTCTTGGCCTTGAGTCTGGTGTTTATTCTAGGTAGCGATCAGCCGGGAGTTGGCTTGGCGATCGCGCTTGCATCCACCCTCGTTTTTAATCTGCTGGCTTTCTTTATTTCGCCTTGGTTCATGGACTTGATCCAAGGTTGGTTCTACGGCACTCGTTGGGTCTCTCTGCCAGAGGTAGCTCGCTACAGCCCAGAAGCTGCGCGGGTAATTCAACAAGTTTGTGCCCAGAAAAAACTGAAGCAACCTCGCCTTGGGATTATCAACGACGAAAACCCCACTGCGTTCACCTACGGCTCCCTACCCAACAGTGCCCGCTTAGTCGTCAGCCAAGGCTTGTTTACCTACCTAGACGATGAAGAAGTTGCGACGGTCTATGCCCACGAACTAGGGCACATTGTCCATTGGGACTTTGCGGTGATGACCGTTGCCGCTACCTTGGTGCAGATTACCTATCTGATTTATAGCTTTGCCCGTCGTATGAGCCGTGGGGGTGGCGACAACAAATTAAAAGATGCGATGGGAGCTGCCGCGATCGCTGCCTATATCTTCTACCTGATTGGCACCTATCTCGTTTTGTATCTCTCTCGCACCCGAGAATACTTTGCCGACCACTTCGCGGCTGAAACTACAGGCAATCCCAACGCGCTCTCTCGGGCTTTGGTCAAAATCGCTTACGGCATTTTAGAAGAAGGCCAAAGAGCCAAGGAACCCAGCAAACTAATCGAAGGCACACGGGCACTAGGGATTTACGACCCGAAAGCGGCTAGCTCAGTCGGCACTGCTTACCGAGTTGCCTCCTCCCCAGATAAAATTGGTCGCGTCTTTCTGTGGGATATGTTCAATCCTTGGGGCTGGTTGATGGAGTTGAGTTCTACTCACCCACTGACAGGTAAACGAGTCCGAGCCTTGAGCACCTATGCCGAACAGTTAGGTTTAGAAACTGAGTTTGATATGGCGCGGGTGGTCGCTGAGAGCCGCACGCTCAACAAAAACAAGCTCTACGGCAACTTTGCTCTTGACCTATTGTTGTACGGTGCTGAGTTTATTGGCTTGGCCGTCGGTCTTCTAATTGGCTTGGTGTTAATGTCGCTGGCTGGCTGGAAGGTTTTAGTCTCTCTCAGCTTGCTCGGTTTGGGCTTGGGTATCTTGGTCAAGATGCTGGTGACCTTCCCAGATTTCAGCCGAGCCCAAGCCACTGATGTGATGAGCTTGATGTCTGACCCTTATGCCAGCCCCCTCCGAGGTCGCCCGGTGAAACTTAGCGGGGAGCTGATTGGTCGGGGGGATGCGGGTTATAAATTTGGCTCTGATCTGAAGCTGCAAGATCCCACAGGCATGATGTATGTCCACTACGCCTCTCGTTTTGGGCCTTTCGGCAACTTCATGTTTGGGGCCAACCAAGTGCAAGGATTGCTGGGTTCGCAAGTCAGCGCTGTAGGCTGGTTCCGTCGCAGCATTATGCCCTGGGTAGACTTAGCCCAACTCAAGACAGTGGGTGGCAAAACGGTCGATAGCTACCACCGCTTCTGGCAGTGTGTCATGGGAGCGGGAGCCATTATTGCTGCCATCGTCGTGCCAGTCGTGTTCTAGAGAGGCGTGCGATCGCCCTCATCCCTGTTGAACCTTTCCTGTTGAATTTTCCTGTTGAACTAAGAATCAATATTGTTGAAGGGGCGCTTACTCTGCGCCCTTTTTTCATGAATTCGTTTGGGCTAACTTCGCTTTTGCCTGTTGCCACAGAGCTTCCAATTCTTCCAAGCTGTAGTCGGTTAAAGGGCGATCGCAGACTGACTCCACTTGCACAAACCGCTGAATGAAACGACGATTGGTGCCTTGCAGCGCTTCCGCTGGATCTAACCCCTGCCAACGAGCAAGGTTGACGATTGTGAACAACAAGTCGCCCAGTTCCGACTCTTGATGAGCTTTGTCATCTGTTTGTAGAGCTTCTTGAAACTCGGCCAGTTCTTCGTGAAATTTACCCCATACCCCCTCAATACTGTCCCACTCAAATCCCGCGCCCGCTGCTTTCTGAGAGATTTTCATCGCAGCCATCAGCGGGGGTAAGCTGCGGGCGTAGTTGCTGAGTTTGTGGCTGAGGAGGGGTGGCTGAGCGGCGGCTACTTTTTCTTGATCTTTAATTTGCTCCCAGTTCTGCCGTACCTCTTCCACACTGGCAACTTCTACATCACCAAAGACATGGGGATGACGACGAATTAACTTTTCGCTAATCCCTTGAACGACTTCAGCCAAGCTAAATTGCCCTTCCTCGCTGGCAATCTGCGCTTGCAGCACTACCTGTAATAGGAGATCTCCGAGTTCTTCCGCGATCGCCTTTTGATCGCCGCTGCGAATGGCATCTACAGTTTCGTAGGCTTCCTCAATCACATAAGGAATCAGCGTTTGAGGCGTTTGGGCTAAGTCCCAAGGGCAACCCCCATCAGGCGATCGCAATTTGGCAACCACCTCGATCAGTTGTTGTAGGGCACTTAGGGTAACGATGCTAGGAGAAGCTGGCGGAACTTGTCCCTCTGGGTGTGTCATAGAGCAAACCTAAAGACTGTGTGTAATCTTCACCTTAATCAATGTAGTTTTTCGGTTGCCGTTTCGGGGGTATAATCCTCGACTGGGATTTAGCGTGAGCAGGTGATTTTCGTTGGCGCTTTTTAGGCTTAACGGCAAACAGCCCTTTCCAACCCTGATTTTTGTAGCGTTTGTGAGTCGATTTGTAAGTGGAACTCAGCCAATCGCTACAGGAATGACTCAGCGCCCCCAGTTCCAAGCCCAAGCACAGTGCCATCACTTCGGGGCTATACTGCAAAACCAACTGTTGAGTAACATGAGTTGCCGTAGTCCAGTCGGGGATGGGGTAGCCAAAACCAGCTGCGATCGCCACGCCAACTAAACTCCCAGCACTCAACCAAGTCGCCAAATAAAGTAGGCGTAGCATTGTGCCCACTACTGGCCCGTGAGACCAAAAGGAGCGATGGCGCATCATTTTGCGATAGGGTAGCCAAATCCATCGGAGCCAACCCCACCGTTGATATTGGCGAGAATAAATATCGAGATCAGGACCAAACATCAGGCCTCCAAACAAAAACCCACCTGCCACGATTAAGGTGAGGCTACTACTGCGAGTTTGTCCATAGGTCAGCCCTGCTACTAGCGGCAAGCTCCAGAGGGTGATGCGATCGTGAGTTCGACCAGAGGGCATGAAGGTAAATTACGAAGAAATCCCAAAAAATTCGAAAGATTAATCTCAAAAAATATTAACAAGAACAAGAATGTCTGCTATATTTAATTCTCGTGCCCAACGGAATGGGCGCAAATCACGGGCGATTAGCTCAACGGTAGAGCGCCTGCCTTACAAGCAGGATGTTACAAGTTCGAATCTTGTATCGCCCATAGCTGTAAATGCTTGTATCGGTTATCACCTGCTATCTAGTGGGTTACATTATT encodes:
- a CDS encoding M48 family metalloprotease, producing MSSQSGALQAGIDALKQGRYSEAINLLETFCRSNSLTESKELLQAQMWLVKAYPRAGQPEKAIALCRQLALHENPQVHTWAQQTLQKLSTPSPAQPASSTTRATAPDSPPAATGKLNRAAKAGAKLAMSGIGSSLALASGVTISLLFGMVFVLALSLVFILGSDQPGVGLAIALASTLVFNLLAFFISPWFMDLIQGWFYGTRWVSLPEVARYSPEAARVIQQVCAQKKLKQPRLGIINDENPTAFTYGSLPNSARLVVSQGLFTYLDDEEVATVYAHELGHIVHWDFAVMTVAATLVQITYLIYSFARRMSRGGGDNKLKDAMGAAAIAAYIFYLIGTYLVLYLSRTREYFADHFAAETTGNPNALSRALVKIAYGILEEGQRAKEPSKLIEGTRALGIYDPKAASSVGTAYRVASSPDKIGRVFLWDMFNPWGWLMELSSTHPLTGKRVRALSTYAEQLGLETEFDMARVVAESRTLNKNKLYGNFALDLLLYGAEFIGLAVGLLIGLVLMSLAGWKVLVSLSLLGLGLGILVKMLVTFPDFSRAQATDVMSLMSDPYASPLRGRPVKLSGELIGRGDAGYKFGSDLKLQDPTGMMYVHYASRFGPFGNFMFGANQVQGLLGSQVSAVGWFRRSIMPWVDLAQLKTVGGKTVDSYHRFWQCVMGAGAIIAAIVVPVVF
- the mazG gene encoding nucleoside triphosphate pyrophosphohydrolase, translating into MTHPEGQVPPASPSIVTLSALQQLIEVVAKLRSPDGGCPWDLAQTPQTLIPYVIEEAYETVDAIRSGDQKAIAEELGDLLLQVVLQAQIASEEGQFSLAEVVQGISEKLIRRHPHVFGDVEVASVEEVRQNWEQIKDQEKVAAAQPPLLSHKLSNYARSLPPLMAAMKISQKAAGAGFEWDSIEGVWGKFHEELAEFQEALQTDDKAHQESELGDLLFTIVNLARWQGLDPAEALQGTNRRFIQRFVQVESVCDRPLTDYSLEELEALWQQAKAKLAQTNS
- a CDS encoding metal-binding protein codes for the protein MPSGRTHDRITLWSLPLVAGLTYGQTRSSSLTLIVAGGFLFGGLMFGPDLDIYSRQYQRWGWLRWIWLPYRKMMRHRSFWSHGPVVGTMLRLLYLATWLSAGSLVGVAIAAGFGYPIPDWTTATHVTQQLVLQYSPEVMALCLGLELGALSHSCSDWLSSTYKSTHKRYKNQGWKGLFAVKPKKRQRKSPAHAKSQSRIIPPKRQPKNYID